A single genomic interval of Geotrypetes seraphini chromosome 1, aGeoSer1.1, whole genome shotgun sequence harbors:
- the LOC117367477 gene encoding uncharacterized protein LOC117367477 isoform X2, producing the protein MSFMPAGTYGPGWGVPVGMAGGVLPGSASFFPCFPQVAPFFPGGREVGALAVGGAGVTERPGGSGSERSSALGGLVAAGGGATGSTLLSSTLPGVAVQGVSASTSGAAAVAGAADSGVSVARSSDPGSSSSQDSCGRSYSLWIVGHSFIHWAAERALIRPGGRHLGLGQQGLRVSWWGQRGMRWSQLLLLMERLRSRPRHPDILLIHLGGNDVDSCSGRDLINTIKDDLRVVLDWFPGVLLFWSDIVPRPRCLVSRRWTRGLAKLNRQVGKWVMGQGGLQLMHEWVDVSCAGLFHSDGVHLSAVGWDLLLNDFTSGCERVLALR; encoded by the exons ATGAGCTTTATGCCAGCAGGCACTTATGGTCCGGGATGGGGAGTTCCCGTGGGTATGGCAGGTGGTGTTTTGCCTGGTTCTGCCtccttttttccttgttttccacAGGTGGCACCATTTTTCCCTGGTGGTCGTGAAGTTGGAGCATTGGCAGTCGGCGGAGCAGGAGTGACGGAGCGGCCTGGTGGTTCCGGTTCGGAGCGCAGTTCGGCGCTCGGGGGACTGGTGGCTGCTGGCGGTGGCGCTACAGGATCTACTCTTCTCTCCTCCACTTTACCTGGGGTTGCTGTTCAAGGCGTCTCGGCTTCCACTTCTGGTGCTGCTGCCGTGGCGGGGGCTGCTGACAGCGGCGTCTCAGTGGCCCGAAGCAGTGATCCTGGATCGTCATCTTCTCAGG ATTCCTGCGGTCGCAGTTACTCTTTGTGGATTGTTGGTCACTCTTTCATCCACTGGGCAGCGGAGCGGGCGTTGATTCGTCCCGGTGGACGTCATCTTGGGCTGGGTCAGCAGGGTCTCCGTGTTTCCTGGTGGGGTCAACGCGGAATGCGATGGAGTCAGCTACTGTTGTTGATGGAGCGCCTGAGATCTCGCCCACGCCATCCAGACATATTGCTTATTCACTTGGGAGGAAATGATGTAGATTCCTGCTCGGGGAGGGATTTGATTAACACCATTAAAGATGATTTAAGGGTGGTTTTGGATTGGTTCCCTGGTGTATTGTTATTCTGGTCGGATATAGTACCGCGCCCTCGATGTTTGGTGTCACGTCGCTGGACTCGAGGGTTGGCGAAGCTTAACCGTCAGGTGGGGAAATGGGTTATGGGTCAGGGAGGTTTGCAGTTGATGCACGAATGGGTGGATGTTTCGTGTGCCGGATTATTTCATAGTGATGGGGTCCATTTGTCTGCCGTGGGTTGGGATCTCCTCCTTAATGACTTTACATCGGGTTGTGAAAGAGTATTGGCTTTGCGGTGA
- the LOC117367477 gene encoding uncharacterized protein LOC117367477 isoform X1 gives MSFMPAGTYGPGWGVPVGMAGGVLPGSASFFPCFPQVAPFFPGGREVGALAVGGAGVTERPGGSGSERSSALGGLVAAGGGATGSTLLSSTLPGVAVQGVSASTSGAAAVAGAADSGVSVARSSDPGSSSSQVSPIGARSSSRGFADACTFMEPGQEGIWEMLRLSVAATTWSHYNNGFRTVAAFLAARGWCPGDVSESLLADFVLSSFRAQLSRGVVRGRLAGFAFFCRALGWACPLSCFLVQRMLRAMHRVHPSLPDSRLPITHELLLRLIAALSVVTSSEYEAGLFQAAFVTSFFGALRVSELLVCPSSRFGFRGLRVAHVTFQESTVRLRIVSSKTDQLAVGHCVVLHAVPDSISCPVSCLRTYLAVRPEQGDILFVHANGSPLTRYQYQAVLRMALRFCGEDPSAYGTHSFRIGAATSASIAGMSGEGIQRLRRWVSDAFRGYIRHGGPGSKPGRGRVAR, from the exons ATGAGCTTTATGCCAGCAGGCACTTATGGTCCGGGATGGGGAGTTCCCGTGGGTATGGCAGGTGGTGTTTTGCCTGGTTCTGCCtccttttttccttgttttccacAGGTGGCACCATTTTTCCCTGGTGGTCGTGAAGTTGGAGCATTGGCAGTCGGCGGAGCAGGAGTGACGGAGCGGCCTGGTGGTTCCGGTTCGGAGCGCAGTTCGGCGCTCGGGGGACTGGTGGCTGCTGGCGGTGGCGCTACAGGATCTACTCTTCTCTCCTCCACTTTACCTGGGGTTGCTGTTCAAGGCGTCTCGGCTTCCACTTCTGGTGCTGCTGCCGTGGCGGGGGCTGCTGACAGCGGCGTCTCAGTGGCCCGAAGCAGTGATCCTGGATCGTCATCTTCTCAGG TTTCGCCGATTGGCGCCAGAAGCTCGAGTCGAGGGTTTGCCGATGCCTGCACATTTATGGAACCTGGTCAGGAAGGAATCTGGGAGATGCTCCGATTGTCAGTAGCAGCTACCACTTGGTCTCATTATAACAATGGATTTCGGACAGTAGCGGCTTTCCTGGCTGCTCGGGGTTGGTGTCCGGGCGATGTGTCCGAATCGTTATTGGCGGATTTTGTGTTGTCATCCTTTAGAGCCCAGTTGTCTCGCGGAGTAGTTCGTGGACGCTTAGCAGGATTTGCTTTCTTCTGTAGAGCTTTGGGGTGGGCTTGTCCGTTGTCCTGTTTTCTGGTGCAGCGTATGCTGAGAGCCATGCATCGCGTTCACCCTTCTCTCCCTGATTCTCGTTTACCAATCACTCATGAGCTTTTGCTGCGATTGATTGCGGCTCTGTCGGTTGTTACCAGTTCGGAGTATGAGGCTGGTTTGTTTCAGGCTGCTTTTGTCACATCATTTTTCGGAGCGCTGCGAGTTAGCGAGTTGTTGGTGTGTCCCTCGTCGCGATTTGGTTTTCGCGGACTTCGGGTGGCTCATGTCACTTTCCAAGAATCGACCGTGCGGCTTCGCATTGTTAGTTCCAAGACTGATCAGTTGGCGGTTGGTCATTGCGTGGTTTTGCATGCGGTACCAGATAGTATTTCTTGTCCTGTTTCTTGTTTACGGACTTATCTGGCGGTTCGTCCGGAACAGGGTGACATCTTGTTTGTACATGCAAATGGGTCTCCTCTTACGCGCTATCAATATCAGGCAGTGTTACGTATGGCTTTGAGATTTTGTGGCGAGGACCCGAGTGCTTATGGGACCCATTCCTTTCGCATTGGTGCGGCCACGAGTGCTAGCATTGCAGGCATGTCTGGGGAAGGTATTCAGCGTTTAAGACGTTGGGTTTCAGACGCGTTTCGTGGTTATATACGTCACGGGGGTCCTGGTTCGAAGCCAGGCAGGGGGAGAGTTGCTCGGTAA